The following proteins come from a genomic window of Corynebacterium hansenii:
- a CDS encoding BRO family protein, whose product MTSNHLEPVNGDASPFDTIKRTRPDGSEFWSARDLMPLLGYDKWERFNGAIERATASLVAQGHRADEEASRLREPSGATNQMREDVHLSRFACYLVAMNGDPRKREIAAAQAYFAIRTREAETAPQRFEIPATYAGALRAAAEQAERAELEGARAAKAERRADALNAFKRGIEGSDGITPTDFGKKYFSDVPAKQFQEHLYRHGWQIDQRGARVNHEGKARPGPDHGKPKAKGRPYIYNHDKGVHGGKRRFNPRIRPQMELEFRDRLAAEGLPVNQHSTGLVLISNEEMKELGA is encoded by the coding sequence ATGACCAGCAATCACCTGGAGCCAGTCAACGGGGACGCATCCCCCTTTGACACCATCAAGCGTACCCGGCCCGACGGTTCGGAGTTCTGGTCGGCCCGCGACCTCATGCCCCTGTTGGGCTATGACAAGTGGGAGCGGTTCAACGGCGCCATCGAACGCGCTACCGCTTCTCTCGTCGCACAAGGGCACCGCGCAGACGAGGAAGCTTCCCGGCTCCGGGAACCTTCCGGCGCGACGAATCAAATGCGCGAGGATGTGCACCTGTCTCGCTTCGCGTGCTATCTCGTCGCGATGAATGGCGACCCGCGTAAGCGGGAGATCGCCGCCGCCCAGGCATACTTCGCGATCCGCACCCGCGAAGCAGAAACAGCGCCCCAGCGCTTCGAAATCCCCGCAACCTACGCCGGAGCGCTACGCGCCGCAGCCGAACAAGCCGAGCGGGCGGAACTCGAAGGCGCCCGCGCCGCCAAAGCAGAGCGACGAGCCGACGCACTCAACGCTTTCAAGCGTGGCATCGAAGGCAGCGACGGCATCACCCCGACGGACTTCGGCAAGAAGTATTTCTCCGACGTGCCCGCAAAGCAATTTCAGGAACACCTGTACCGGCACGGCTGGCAGATCGACCAGCGCGGCGCGCGCGTCAACCACGAAGGAAAGGCCCGCCCTGGCCCCGACCACGGCAAACCAAAGGCGAAGGGCCGCCCCTACATCTACAACCACGACAAGGGGGTTCACGGCGGCAAGCGCCGGTTCAACCCTCGAATCCGTCCGCAGATGGAGCTGGAGTTTCGCGACCGCCTCGCCGCAGAGGGACTGCCCGTCAACCAGCACAGCACTGGATTGGTGCTGATCAGCAACGAAGAGATGAAGGAGCTTGGAGCATGA
- a CDS encoding glycosyltransferase family 4 protein translates to MTAPGRGSASPLGGDGADGVSADGGPLCDGPRGAHPRVLLITNDFPPRQGGIESYLRDFCGTLDPGSLTVLASTRVSAAETRAHDAALPYRVHRLRDRVLLPLPHVARAAARIIAEEGIDVVWFGAAAPMGLVAGACRRAGAKRIISTTHGHEVGWSMLPVSRRALRIIGDGSDVVTYISRYTRNRFAAAFGPRTAFERLPSGVDVERFRPDPEAGARIRARHGIAADQPLIVCISRLVSRKGQDSLIASLPAVLEDLPDARLMIVGSGPYEGRLRALADAAGVADHVIFTGAVPYGELPDHYNAATVFAMPARTRGGGLDVEGLGIVYLEAQACGVPVIAGDSGGAPETVVDGVTGVVVDGRDRDALAAAVTGICSDAERARRMGEEGRRHVVKHWTWEVMGARLRRILAGGAARG, encoded by the coding sequence ATGACGGCTCCGGGGCGGGGGAGCGCGTCGCCGCTCGGCGGCGACGGGGCTGACGGCGTTTCCGCGGACGGCGGCCCGCTTTGCGACGGCCCGCGTGGCGCGCATCCGCGCGTCCTCCTGATCACCAACGACTTCCCGCCCCGCCAGGGCGGCATCGAGTCGTATCTGCGCGACTTCTGCGGGACGCTCGACCCGGGTTCGCTGACCGTGCTGGCGTCCACGCGCGTGTCGGCCGCGGAGACCCGGGCGCATGACGCGGCGCTGCCGTACCGGGTCCACCGATTGCGGGACCGGGTGCTGCTCCCGTTGCCGCACGTGGCGCGGGCGGCGGCGCGGATCATCGCGGAGGAGGGCATCGACGTCGTCTGGTTCGGCGCCGCGGCTCCGATGGGCCTTGTGGCGGGCGCGTGCCGCAGGGCCGGCGCGAAGCGGATCATCTCCACCACCCACGGCCACGAAGTCGGCTGGTCCATGCTGCCGGTCTCGCGCCGCGCGCTGCGGATCATCGGAGACGGCTCCGACGTGGTCACCTACATCTCCCGGTACACCCGCAACCGCTTCGCGGCGGCGTTCGGCCCGCGCACGGCGTTCGAGCGCCTGCCCTCCGGGGTCGACGTCGAGCGTTTCCGGCCCGACCCGGAAGCCGGCGCCCGCATCCGCGCGCGCCACGGCATCGCCGCAGATCAGCCGCTGATCGTCTGCATCTCCCGCCTGGTGTCCCGCAAGGGCCAGGACTCCCTCATCGCGTCGCTGCCCGCGGTTCTCGAGGACCTGCCCGATGCCCGCCTGATGATCGTCGGTTCCGGGCCGTACGAGGGCCGCTTGCGCGCGCTGGCCGACGCGGCCGGGGTGGCGGACCACGTCATCTTCACCGGTGCCGTCCCCTACGGGGAGCTGCCGGACCATTACAACGCCGCCACGGTCTTCGCCATGCCCGCGCGCACCCGCGGCGGCGGACTCGACGTGGAAGGCCTGGGCATCGTCTATCTCGAGGCGCAGGCCTGCGGCGTGCCGGTCATCGCGGGCGACTCCGGGGGCGCCCCGGAAACCGTCGTCGACGGCGTCACGGGCGTCGTCGTGGACGGCCGCGACCGCGATGCGCTGGCGGCCGCCGTCACCGGCATCTGCTCCGACGCCGAACGCGCCCGACGGATGGGGGAGGAGGGGCGCCGACACGTCGTGAAGCACTGGACCTGGGAGGTCATGGGCGCCCGGCTGCGCCGTATCCTCGCAGGCGGCGCGGCCCGCGGGTAA
- a CDS encoding NlpC/P60 family protein — translation MGKHQRRSNLARNAAAFGATVAGITALTAPTASAAPVAVPGVGSFDVPGVENIAGAIPGGNFLGDRSGGISPAAVPSVSTGQKIVDAARSQIGTPYVWGGTQPGGFDCSGLTSWSYQQVGKSIPRTSQAQAQGGQSVGMGGKQLGDIIVFYPGATHVGIFSGGNNVIHAPQEGQTVHEASIDYMPVHSVVRY, via the coding sequence ATGGGTAAGCACCAGCGCCGTTCCAACCTCGCCCGCAACGCCGCCGCCTTCGGCGCGACCGTCGCCGGCATCACCGCCCTGACCGCGCCGACCGCCTCGGCCGCGCCGGTCGCCGTTCCGGGCGTCGGTTCCTTCGACGTTCCGGGCGTGGAGAACATTGCCGGCGCCATCCCGGGCGGCAACTTCCTGGGCGACCGTTCCGGCGGCATCTCCCCGGCGGCGGTTCCGTCCGTCTCCACCGGCCAGAAGATCGTCGACGCCGCGCGCTCGCAGATCGGCACCCCGTACGTGTGGGGCGGCACCCAGCCGGGCGGCTTCGACTGCTCGGGCCTGACCTCCTGGTCCTACCAGCAGGTCGGCAAGTCCATCCCGCGCACCTCCCAGGCCCAGGCCCAGGGCGGCCAGTCGGTCGGCATGGGCGGCAAGCAGCTCGGCGACATCATCGTCTTCTACCCGGGCGCCACCCACGTGGGCATCTTCTCCGGCGGCAACAACGTCATCCACGCGCCGCAGGAGGGCCAGACCGTTCACGAGGCCAGCATCGACTACATGCCGGTCCACTCCGTCGTCCGCTACTAA
- a CDS encoding ImmA/IrrE family metallo-endopeptidase has protein sequence MTIDDLHDLAAAIGARVESHAAGPKGRYIHQTRTISIRCDLGPTRYRCTLAHELAHAMAGDEPTGIGWADARMERAADITAARWLISPDAYAAAEALYGPHPGALARELGVTLHTLQVWQSLHERTPA, from the coding sequence TTGACGATTGATGACCTACACGACCTAGCAGCCGCCATCGGTGCCCGCGTCGAATCGCACGCCGCGGGCCCGAAAGGCCGGTACATCCACCAGACCCGCACGATCAGCATCCGCTGCGACCTCGGCCCCACCCGCTACCGATGCACCCTGGCGCATGAACTCGCCCACGCGATGGCCGGCGACGAGCCCACGGGCATCGGCTGGGCGGACGCCCGGATGGAGCGGGCGGCGGATATCACCGCGGCGCGGTGGCTGATCTCCCCCGACGCCTACGCCGCGGCGGAAGCGCTCTACGGCCCCCACCCTGGGGCACTCGCCCGCGAGCTCGGCGTCACCCTCCACACCCTCCAGGTGTGGCAATCCCTCCACGAAAGGACCCCAGCATGA
- the trpD gene encoding anthranilate phosphoribosyltransferase, with protein MTQQTAHTSQEEWRRVLGLIGAREEVPADGIRFAMDQIMTGQAVDATIAAFAFGIFAKGITAAELDAAATGMLAHASDAGVPDASGAVDIVGTGGDGAHTVNISTMSSVVVAAAGVPVLKHGNRAASSKSGGADMLEALGIDIADGRVASPEHPDFNLRFLFAATHHPAMRYAGPVRSQLGVPTLFNLLGPLTNPAQPASSLIGCAFEDQMETMAGAFARRGQRVLVVRGSDGLDEITVTGTTRVFVVEDGEVAEDVIDPRDYGMEYAPADSLRGGEPAYNADVARRVWNGELRGPIRDAVLLNSAAALVAARGLEGGDLKSAMSRALDVVRETLDSGRCADIVEAAIGR; from the coding sequence ATGACCCAGCAGACCGCACACACGAGCCAGGAAGAATGGCGCCGGGTCCTGGGGCTCATCGGGGCGCGCGAGGAAGTGCCCGCGGACGGGATCCGGTTCGCCATGGACCAGATCATGACGGGCCAGGCCGTCGACGCGACCATCGCCGCCTTCGCGTTCGGCATCTTCGCCAAGGGGATCACCGCCGCCGAGCTCGATGCCGCGGCGACCGGGATGCTCGCCCATGCCTCCGATGCCGGGGTTCCGGATGCCTCGGGCGCGGTCGACATCGTCGGCACCGGCGGCGACGGCGCGCACACTGTCAACATCTCGACCATGTCTTCCGTCGTCGTCGCGGCGGCCGGCGTTCCGGTGCTCAAGCACGGCAACCGCGCCGCGTCGTCGAAGTCGGGCGGCGCCGACATGCTCGAGGCGCTCGGCATCGACATCGCGGACGGCCGCGTGGCTTCCCCGGAGCACCCCGATTTCAACCTTCGTTTCCTCTTCGCGGCGACCCATCACCCGGCCATGCGCTACGCCGGGCCGGTCCGGTCGCAGCTGGGCGTGCCGACGCTGTTCAATCTGCTCGGTCCGCTGACGAACCCCGCCCAGCCCGCCAGCAGCCTCATCGGCTGCGCCTTCGAGGATCAGATGGAGACGATGGCCGGCGCTTTCGCGCGGCGCGGCCAGCGGGTGCTCGTTGTCCGCGGATCGGACGGGTTGGACGAGATCACGGTCACCGGCACGACCCGCGTCTTCGTCGTGGAGGACGGCGAGGTGGCGGAAGACGTCATCGACCCGCGCGATTACGGCATGGAGTACGCCCCGGCCGATTCGCTGCGGGGCGGGGAGCCCGCATACAACGCGGATGTCGCGCGGAGGGTGTGGAACGGCGAGTTGCGCGGGCCCATCCGGGATGCCGTGCTGCTCAATTCCGCGGCCGCGCTCGTCGCCGCGCGCGGGTTGGAGGGCGGGGACCTGAAGTCCGCGATGTCCCGTGCCCTCGACGTCGTGCGCGAAACGCTCGACTCGGGCCGGTGCGCCGACATCGTCGAGGCGGCGATCGGCCGCTGA
- a CDS encoding tyrosine-type recombinase/integrase, whose product MSAANPRKIILKSGEARWEARYRDTAGRHRSRTFHYKRDAVAFLEETRRELRRGEWIDPADGTITLLELAEDWIDRSDVPNTIAGRITFSRNLGDFGGIEVGKLTPRHMRQWEKQLRTGRPWKGGKPLSDGTVGGYVREMKAMLTAAVVDERIRKSPADVLKSRKVIRKVAPDEVLTADMANAMIDVFESGRRRMTKAEREAAGRGELAPWTSMRAVPEMGYLVRAGAAIGPRPSELLDIRLEDIDVARGTVYLRGTKSDAAPRTIGVPAEVIREMRKRAAEYPTKEGFVMMRSDGRRMTLQWIEQRFRAAREALGLPDSITPHSLRHLHATSLIAAGVDVKAVQHRLGHSSAMVTLDIYAHWWPSREGHVVEAAANVLAGFVRDLPGLRVVQ is encoded by the coding sequence GTGAGTGCAGCGAATCCCCGCAAGATCATTCTCAAGTCCGGCGAGGCCCGGTGGGAGGCCCGGTACCGGGACACCGCCGGCAGGCACCGATCACGAACCTTCCACTACAAGCGGGACGCGGTGGCGTTCCTCGAGGAGACGCGGCGGGAGCTTCGGCGTGGCGAGTGGATCGACCCCGCAGACGGGACGATCACGCTCCTGGAGCTGGCGGAGGACTGGATCGATCGGTCTGACGTGCCCAACACGATTGCGGGGAGGATCACGTTCAGCCGCAACTTGGGCGACTTCGGGGGCATCGAGGTCGGCAAGCTCACGCCGCGGCACATGCGGCAGTGGGAGAAGCAGCTGCGCACCGGCAGGCCATGGAAGGGCGGTAAGCCCCTGTCGGACGGCACGGTCGGCGGGTACGTCCGCGAGATGAAGGCGATGCTCACCGCGGCGGTGGTCGATGAGCGGATCCGGAAAAGCCCTGCCGATGTGCTGAAGTCGAGGAAGGTGATCCGCAAGGTCGCGCCGGATGAGGTGCTCACCGCCGACATGGCCAACGCCATGATCGACGTTTTCGAGTCCGGGCGGCGGCGGATGACGAAGGCGGAGCGCGAGGCTGCCGGGCGCGGGGAGTTGGCCCCGTGGACGTCGATGCGCGCGGTGCCGGAGATGGGGTACCTGGTGCGGGCAGGGGCGGCAATCGGCCCGCGGCCGTCGGAGCTGCTGGATATCCGCCTGGAGGATATCGACGTCGCGCGGGGGACGGTGTACCTGAGGGGCACGAAGTCGGATGCGGCGCCGAGGACGATCGGTGTGCCGGCGGAGGTGATCCGGGAGATGCGGAAGCGGGCGGCGGAGTACCCGACGAAGGAGGGCTTCGTGATGATGCGCTCGGATGGGCGGCGGATGACGCTGCAATGGATCGAGCAGCGGTTCCGGGCGGCGCGAGAGGCGCTGGGGCTGCCGGATTCGATCACGCCGCATTCGCTGCGGCACCTGCATGCGACGTCGCTGATTGCCGCCGGGGTGGATGTGAAGGCGGTGCAGCATCGGCTGGGGCATAGCAGCGCGATGGTGACGTTGGACATTTACGCTCACTGGTGGCCGTCGCGGGAGGGGCATGTGGTGGAGGCGGCGGCGAATGTTCTTGCGGGATTTGTGCGGGATTTGCCGGGTTTGCGGGTCGTCCAGTAG
- a CDS encoding SRPBCC family protein encodes MSDRTQGQILINAPRERILDVVGDVTAYPEWATGTTAAVVTEEGDRPLRPKRAKFTLETVLRDVYELAYEWTEDGVSWSLLSSQLQKSQSGSYSLTDAGDGATKVRYELEIVTAVPMLGLLRRKAEHRIVDTALKSLKRRVEGLSE; translated from the coding sequence ATGAGCGACCGAACGCAGGGACAGATCCTGATCAACGCCCCTCGGGAGCGGATCCTCGACGTCGTCGGAGACGTGACGGCGTACCCGGAGTGGGCCACCGGCACCACGGCCGCCGTGGTCACGGAAGAGGGCGACCGCCCGCTGCGGCCCAAGCGCGCCAAGTTCACGCTGGAGACCGTGCTCAGGGACGTGTACGAGCTCGCCTACGAATGGACCGAAGACGGTGTGAGCTGGTCGCTGCTGTCCTCGCAGCTGCAGAAGTCGCAGTCCGGCAGCTACTCGCTGACCGATGCCGGCGATGGGGCGACGAAGGTGCGCTACGAGCTGGAGATCGTCACCGCCGTGCCGATGCTGGGCTTGCTGCGCCGCAAGGCCGAGCACCGCATCGTGGACACGGCGCTGAAGTCGCTGAAGCGCCGCGTCGAGGGCCTGTCTGAGTGA
- the ctaE gene encoding aa3-type cytochrome oxidase subunit III, protein MTSAVENTGMTAPRRAATLNRPNMVSVGTIVFLSQELMFFAGLFAMYFVSRANGQGESWEWGTGHLNVPYALVITVILVSSSFTAQWGVFAAERGDVFALRRWYALSTLLGAIFLIGQGYEYFTLVGHGLTIQNSIYGSVFFITTGFHAAHVLAGALAFVVVLIRTFKSKFTPAQATAAIVVSYYWHFVDVVWIGLFITIYFIQ, encoded by the coding sequence GTGACGAGCGCAGTTGAAAACACAGGTATGACAGCACCACGTCGTGCCGCGACACTGAACCGACCGAACATGGTCAGTGTCGGCACGATCGTGTTCCTGTCTCAGGAATTGATGTTCTTCGCCGGCCTGTTCGCGATGTACTTCGTATCGCGCGCGAATGGCCAGGGAGAATCGTGGGAGTGGGGTACCGGCCACCTCAACGTCCCGTACGCACTGGTGATCACCGTGATCCTGGTGTCGTCTTCGTTCACCGCCCAGTGGGGCGTGTTCGCGGCCGAGCGGGGCGACGTGTTCGCCCTGCGCAGGTGGTATGCCCTTTCTACGCTGCTGGGAGCGATCTTCCTGATCGGCCAGGGCTACGAGTACTTCACCCTGGTCGGTCACGGGCTGACCATCCAGAACTCGATCTACGGTTCGGTCTTCTTCATCACCACCGGCTTCCACGCCGCGCACGTCCTCGCGGGCGCGCTGGCGTTCGTCGTGGTGCTGATCCGAACCTTCAAGTCGAAGTTCACCCCGGCGCAGGCGACGGCCGCCATCGTGGTCTCGTACTACTGGCACTTCGTCGACGTCGTGTGGATCGGCCTGTTCATCACCATCTACTTCATCCAGTAG
- a CDS encoding DEDD exonuclease domain-containing protein, translated as MTDPDPLQLSFADAAGGAGDGRATEELGLGETTFVVVDLETTGMRAGEDHIIEIGAVRVRGGIEEGRFSELVDPGMPLPSVISDLTGITDADLEGAPQLGTVLPRFLEFARGAVWVAHNAPFDMGFLRASCGQLGLRWPAPTVVDTLQLARRLLDRRRTGSFRLGDLAAYVGADVTPNHRALDDAAATVDVLHHLIERLAGHSVETVGELEHFTPDVDPVLREKKALIADAPHSPGVYVFRGAAGEPLYIGTAVDLRRRLLQYFTGADPRRRMKEMVMLAESVDVAECAHGMEAEVREARMLAAARPPYNRQRKEPGRGWYLTAPTKKAGPRVSRTAVGDDAIGPFRTRNAAQATKDALSLDSESFPAIAEEMREGGAALIERLIDDVTAAAEAGRYRRAAFLRDITADLIIALDSRQKLGALAAVPQLQAAFPDGRGGWNLAVVRHGRLAAAGRSPRGANAAHVASLLCESAETVIPGDGPYLGANHHELRVVHNWLLRDEVRIGPTDAPWTSPAQGAGRWREWALAALAARKS; from the coding sequence GTGACCGACCCCGACCCCCTCCAGCTTTCCTTCGCCGACGCAGCCGGCGGCGCGGGCGACGGTCGGGCGACGGAGGAGCTGGGCCTGGGCGAGACCACGTTCGTGGTCGTCGACCTGGAGACCACCGGCATGCGCGCCGGTGAAGACCACATCATCGAGATCGGCGCGGTGCGCGTGCGCGGGGGCATCGAAGAGGGCCGCTTCAGCGAATTGGTCGATCCCGGCATGCCCCTGCCCTCCGTCATCTCCGACCTCACGGGCATCACGGACGCCGACCTCGAGGGCGCTCCGCAATTGGGCACGGTCCTCCCCCGGTTCCTCGAGTTCGCCCGGGGCGCGGTCTGGGTCGCCCACAACGCACCATTCGACATGGGTTTCCTCCGCGCGTCCTGCGGGCAGCTGGGTCTGCGGTGGCCGGCGCCGACGGTCGTGGACACCCTGCAACTGGCGCGCCGGTTGCTCGACCGGAGAAGAACCGGCAGCTTCCGGCTCGGCGACCTCGCCGCATACGTCGGAGCGGACGTCACCCCGAACCACCGCGCGCTCGACGATGCGGCCGCGACCGTCGATGTCCTCCACCACCTGATCGAAAGGCTGGCGGGGCATTCCGTGGAAACCGTGGGCGAGCTCGAGCACTTCACTCCCGACGTCGACCCCGTGCTCCGCGAGAAGAAGGCGCTGATCGCCGATGCTCCCCATTCGCCGGGCGTCTACGTTTTCCGCGGCGCCGCCGGCGAGCCCCTATATATAGGCACCGCGGTGGATCTGCGCCGCCGCCTGCTGCAGTACTTCACCGGCGCCGATCCCCGTCGCAGGATGAAGGAGATGGTGATGCTCGCCGAATCCGTCGACGTCGCCGAATGCGCGCATGGCATGGAAGCCGAGGTCCGCGAGGCCCGCATGCTCGCGGCCGCGCGGCCCCCGTACAACAGGCAGCGCAAGGAACCCGGCCGGGGCTGGTACCTCACCGCCCCGACGAAGAAGGCGGGGCCGCGCGTCTCCCGCACCGCCGTCGGCGATGACGCCATCGGCCCCTTCCGCACCCGCAACGCCGCCCAGGCGACCAAGGACGCCCTGTCGTTGGACTCCGAGTCGTTCCCCGCCATCGCCGAGGAGATGCGGGAGGGCGGCGCGGCGCTCATCGAGCGACTCATCGACGACGTCACGGCGGCCGCCGAAGCCGGCCGCTACCGGAGAGCCGCTTTTCTCCGCGACATCACGGCGGATCTGATCATCGCCCTCGACTCGCGGCAGAAGCTCGGCGCGCTCGCGGCGGTCCCCCAATTGCAGGCGGCGTTCCCCGACGGGCGCGGCGGGTGGAACCTCGCCGTCGTCCGCCACGGCCGTCTCGCCGCCGCCGGTCGATCGCCGCGCGGCGCGAATGCCGCGCACGTCGCTTCCCTGCTCTGCGAGTCCGCGGAAACCGTCATCCCGGGCGACGGCCCCTACCTCGGCGCCAACCACCATGAACTGAGGGTCGTGCACAATTGGCTGCTCCGCGACGAGGTGCGGATCGGCCCGACCGACGCGCCCTGGACGTCCCCCGCGCAGGGCGCGGGCCGGTGGCGCGAATGGGCGCTGGCCGCCCTCGCCGCACGGAAGAGCTGA
- a CDS encoding ROK family protein: MPPETATAGPTISFDIGGTNLRAAVVSAEGHVIDRMRRSSDGTAEDLEDGIVAMTGELLRDHPDAVAVGLAVAGFLDSARRVVRFAPHLPWRDADVAARLGERLPLPVTLEHDANSAAWGEYRFGAARGADDWVLFALGTGIGGAMMSGGRIYRGAHGTAPEFGHLTVVPGGRPCSCGKRGCLERYCSGTALAATARELATTGRFGGPLAQACIDGTATGSDVMLAAQGGDPLAVAAVGDFADWLGRALALVADVFDPELIVIGGGVAQAADQYLERARAVFATEITGAGHRPTARIEVARLGADAGMIGAADLARAEAEGKVSDRE, encoded by the coding sequence ATGCCCCCCGAAACCGCGACAGCGGGGCCGACCATCAGCTTCGACATCGGCGGCACCAACCTCCGGGCCGCCGTGGTGTCGGCGGAGGGGCACGTCATCGACCGCATGCGGCGGTCGTCGGACGGCACGGCGGAGGACCTCGAGGACGGCATCGTCGCCATGACGGGAGAACTGCTCCGCGACCACCCCGATGCGGTGGCCGTGGGCCTGGCCGTGGCCGGGTTCCTGGATTCCGCCCGCCGCGTCGTGCGTTTCGCGCCGCACCTGCCCTGGCGCGACGCCGACGTCGCCGCGCGGCTGGGGGAGCGGCTGCCGCTGCCGGTGACCCTGGAACACGACGCCAACTCCGCCGCCTGGGGCGAATACCGCTTCGGCGCCGCCCGCGGGGCCGACGACTGGGTGCTGTTCGCCCTGGGCACCGGCATCGGCGGCGCGATGATGAGCGGCGGCCGCATCTACCGCGGAGCCCACGGCACCGCCCCGGAATTCGGCCACCTCACCGTGGTGCCGGGCGGTCGCCCGTGCTCCTGCGGCAAGCGCGGGTGCCTGGAGCGCTACTGCTCCGGCACGGCCCTGGCCGCCACCGCGCGCGAGCTGGCCACCACCGGCCGGTTCGGCGGACCGCTGGCGCAGGCGTGCATCGACGGCACCGCCACCGGCTCCGACGTCATGCTCGCCGCGCAGGGCGGCGACCCGCTGGCCGTCGCCGCGGTGGGGGACTTCGCCGATTGGCTCGGACGGGCCCTGGCGCTGGTGGCCGACGTCTTCGACCCGGAGCTCATCGTCATCGGCGGCGGCGTCGCGCAGGCGGCCGACCAGTACCTGGAACGCGCCCGCGCCGTCTTCGCCACCGAGATCACCGGAGCCGGCCACCGCCCGACCGCGCGCATCGAAGTCGCCCGGCTGGGGGCGGACGCCGGCATGATCGGCGCGGCCGACCTCGCGCGCGCCGAAGCTGAGGGTAAGGTTAGCGACCGTGAATAA
- a CDS encoding NlpC/P60 family protein, whose amino-acid sequence MQHRRTNFRSLVASTAVAATFAASASLVPTAAAQELTADGIIADLETLARDAEKNSQDVLRLDGDVVKQEEVVRKLQGDVETATRIAEASRGAMDQHRGDISDFARQRMRGDVVDPITAVIGSVDAQDALDRSSYVNRFAREKEGTLAEVAKRQREAADGFARAAAARAAARVQLGSLEHQRGELEKKSAELEKRTREVRDRVDSLSPEELAAWRAKDNPITEGLAALLGSSAAVDMAMTKVGSPYSWGAAGPDSFDCSGLMYWAYQQLGKEIPRTSQAQLAGGTPVDRADLRPGDLIGFYEGITHVGMYVGNGMIIHASTYGVPVQVVPIEQGGPYMGAVRY is encoded by the coding sequence GTGCAGCACCGCAGGACCAACTTCCGCAGCCTGGTGGCATCCACCGCAGTGGCCGCGACCTTCGCGGCTTCGGCATCCCTCGTTCCGACCGCCGCCGCGCAGGAATTGACGGCCGACGGCATCATCGCCGATCTGGAGACGCTGGCGCGCGACGCCGAAAAGAACTCCCAGGACGTTCTGCGCCTCGACGGCGACGTCGTCAAGCAGGAGGAAGTGGTCCGGAAGCTGCAGGGCGACGTCGAGACCGCGACCCGGATCGCCGAGGCGTCGCGCGGCGCAATGGACCAGCACCGAGGCGACATCTCCGACTTCGCCCGCCAGCGCATGCGCGGTGACGTCGTTGACCCGATCACGGCGGTCATCGGCTCGGTCGACGCGCAGGACGCCCTCGACCGGTCGTCGTACGTCAACCGTTTCGCGCGGGAGAAGGAGGGGACGCTGGCGGAGGTCGCCAAGCGGCAGCGCGAGGCGGCAGACGGTTTCGCCCGCGCGGCGGCCGCCCGGGCCGCGGCCCGCGTGCAGCTCGGCTCCCTCGAGCATCAGCGCGGTGAGCTGGAGAAGAAGTCCGCCGAACTCGAAAAGCGCACCCGCGAGGTCCGCGACCGCGTCGACTCGCTGTCGCCGGAGGAGCTCGCGGCGTGGCGCGCGAAGGACAACCCGATCACGGAGGGGCTCGCCGCGCTGCTCGGCTCCTCGGCGGCCGTCGACATGGCGATGACCAAGGTCGGCTCCCCGTACTCCTGGGGCGCGGCCGGCCCGGACTCGTTCGACTGCTCGGGCCTGATGTACTGGGCGTACCAGCAGCTGGGCAAGGAAATCCCGCGCACCTCGCAGGCGCAGCTGGCCGGCGGCACTCCCGTCGACCGCGCGGACCTGCGGCCGGGCGACCTCATCGGCTTCTACGAGGGCATCACCCACGTGGGCATGTACGTGGGCAACGGCATGATCATCCACGCGTCGACCTACGGCGTGCCCGTCCAGGTCGTGCCGATCGAGCAGGGCGGCCCCTACATGGGCGCCGTCCGGTACTGA